One window of Nostoc sp. C052 genomic DNA carries:
- a CDS encoding ATP-binding protein — MLSKLQPVKSINCLVGKVYAKMPLRYVLIVPFILQICGAVGLVGYLSYQNGQKAVNELATQLENEICDRIEQHLDSYLTTPKQINQINLDAVELGLLNLSDFKTTSNYFWKQMQVFNVGYNSFANPKGEFIGVERLDNGKLLINEVSQKNGIGKLYIYPTDNQGNRRHLQQVKNYDPRLEAWYADPVKIGKRVWSQIYQWEDKPEILSISSSYPIYDKNRKFVGVISVDLLLSQIGKFLANLKIKESGKTFILERSGYMVASSTSEPPYTIINGKGKRLSALNSQNYLIRLTTQSLIKHFGSLKFVVNKQQLSFTADGMRYFVQVKNWKDELGLDWLIVAVIPEGEFMEEINANTRITILLCIVAFLVATRIGILTARWVIKPILQLNASAKKIAQGEWEQTPEIQRSDELGELAKSFETMAKQLQASFSALSAKNAEMQVLNEALSHSQSRLTQFLEAMPVGVFIIDAEGEPYYINQIGQQILGQGALAEVNTEELSEVYQAYLAGTDQLYPCDRLPISRALLGESTRIDNMEIRRCGKIIPIEVLGKPIYDESGNLAFAIATFFDITQRKQTEKLLAEYNRTLEAQVKKRTEEFQQVIEQLQTTQEELIESQKIAAQEQQAAVREAARSAAANLAKSEFLANMSHELRTPLNAILGFTQVMSRDYSLSDEHQENLAIINRAGEHLLNLINDILEMSKIEAGRITLNRSSFDLIHLLKNLEEMLHLRAASKNLELLFKYTQDIPKYIETDENKLCQVLINLLGNAIKFTDSGSVTLSVRLGDGDWGVGSRKQEAGVEELITNPQFPISNPHSPLPTPHSLIFEIQDTGCGIAPQELDLLFEAFEQTEIGRKSQQGTGLGLAISRKYVQLMGGDISVSSIPGVGSTFTFNIQIALTCPREIPTNQIKSKIIALTLSEKAYRILVVDDSRESRLLLVKILTSLGFEVREATDGREAIANWESWQPHLIFMDMRMPVMDGYEATRIIKAREIGHGEANTLRRFPKFKQLASSGSHYLTGGLTDSANSETIKVVRKASPVGEATSAALAKLMPTALASPYNFSEATPDRPNTHTIVIALTASAFEEERQKILSIGCDDFIRKPFTQEVLLEKLSQHLGLKYTNQVETTNTVFVDQSTQMFVSAAELLRHLSQMSPEWLQQIHYAAASCSDELILELLKQIPSDNGQVFQVLRDLANNYQFEKIMELTRTNVE, encoded by the coding sequence ATCAAAATGGCCAAAAAGCCGTAAATGAGCTTGCTACTCAATTAGAAAATGAAATCTGCGATCGCATTGAACAGCATCTTGATAGCTATTTAACAACCCCAAAGCAAATTAATCAAATCAATTTAGATGCAGTTGAGCTAGGTTTGCTCAACCTTTCGGATTTTAAAACTACTAGCAATTACTTTTGGAAACAAATGCAGGTTTTCAATGTTGGCTACAACAGTTTTGCCAATCCCAAAGGTGAATTTATCGGCGTTGAACGTCTAGATAATGGCAAGCTCTTGATTAATGAAGTTAGCCAAAAGAATGGTATAGGCAAACTTTATATTTATCCTACAGACAACCAAGGAAATCGTCGCCATTTGCAGCAAGTAAAAAATTACGATCCTCGCCTAGAAGCTTGGTATGCAGATCCAGTCAAGATTGGCAAACGAGTTTGGAGTCAAATTTATCAATGGGAAGATAAACCAGAAATTTTATCCATATCTTCCAGCTATCCTATTTACGATAAAAATCGCAAATTTGTTGGGGTGATTAGTGTTGATTTACTTCTATCACAAATCGGCAAATTTTTAGCCAACTTAAAAATCAAAGAGTCGGGTAAAACTTTTATTTTAGAGCGTTCTGGATATATGGTAGCTTCTTCTACAAGCGAGCCACCATACACAATCATCAATGGTAAAGGAAAACGGCTATCAGCATTAAATAGTCAAAATTATTTAATTAGACTTACAACACAGTCTTTAATCAAACACTTTGGCAGTCTTAAGTTTGTTGTAAATAAGCAACAGCTAAGTTTTACTGCCGACGGAATGCGTTATTTTGTGCAGGTAAAAAACTGGAAGGATGAATTGGGTTTAGATTGGCTAATTGTGGCGGTGATTCCTGAAGGTGAATTTATGGAGGAAATTAACGCTAACACCCGTATTACTATTTTGTTGTGCATAGTTGCTTTTTTAGTAGCGACAAGAATTGGGATTTTGACTGCTCGCTGGGTAATTAAACCGATTTTACAATTAAACGCATCAGCGAAGAAAATTGCTCAAGGTGAATGGGAGCAAACACCAGAAATTCAGCGTTCCGATGAACTGGGGGAACTAGCAAAGTCATTTGAAACTATGGCAAAGCAACTCCAAGCATCCTTCAGTGCTTTGTCAGCAAAGAATGCCGAGATGCAGGTTTTAAATGAGGCACTGTCTCACAGTCAGAGTCGGCTAACTCAATTTTTAGAAGCCATGCCGGTAGGTGTATTTATTATCGATGCAGAAGGTGAACCTTATTATATAAATCAAATTGGGCAGCAAATTCTTGGTCAAGGAGCGCTAGCAGAAGTTAACACCGAAGAATTATCAGAGGTATATCAAGCTTACCTTGCCGGGACAGATCAACTTTACCCTTGCGATCGCCTACCAATTTCGCGAGCATTGCTTGGGGAAAGCACCAGAATTGACAATATGGAAATTCGCCGTTGTGGCAAGATTATTCCCATTGAGGTTTTAGGAAAGCCAATTTATGATGAATCGGGGAATCTAGCTTTTGCGATCGCTACATTTTTTGATATCACCCAACGCAAGCAAACAGAAAAATTATTAGCAGAATACAATCGCACCTTAGAGGCTCAAGTCAAAAAACGTACTGAAGAGTTTCAACAAGTGATTGAGCAACTGCAAACCACCCAAGAAGAACTGATTGAATCACAAAAAATCGCTGCACAAGAGCAACAAGCTGCTGTTCGAGAAGCCGCGCGAAGCGCCGCCGCCAACCTCGCCAAAAGTGAATTCTTGGCTAACATGAGCCACGAACTGCGTACCCCACTCAACGCCATTCTGGGTTTTACCCAAGTTATGAGTCGAGATTATTCACTATCTGACGAACATCAAGAAAACTTAGCAATTATTAATCGGGCTGGCGAACATCTACTCAACTTAATTAACGACATTCTAGAAATGTCCAAAATCGAAGCTGGCAGAATCACATTAAATCGCAGCAGCTTTGACTTAATTCATCTATTGAAGAACTTAGAAGAAATGTTGCACTTGCGTGCTGCATCTAAAAATTTAGAATTACTGTTTAAATATACACAAGATATTCCTAAGTACATAGAAACGGATGAAAATAAACTGTGTCAAGTCTTGATCAATCTCTTAGGAAATGCCATCAAATTTACTGATTCGGGGAGCGTGACATTAAGTGTGAGACTGGGGGATGGGGACTGGGGAGTGGGGAGTAGGAAGCAGGAAGCAGGGGTAGAGGAATTAATAACCAATCCCCAATTCCCAATCTCTAATCCCCACTCCCCACTCCCCACTCCCCACTCCCTAATCTTCGAGATCCAAGATACTGGCTGTGGTATTGCTCCTCAAGAACTTGACTTGTTGTTTGAGGCTTTTGAGCAAACTGAAATCGGCAGAAAATCGCAACAAGGGACGGGATTAGGTTTGGCGATTAGTCGCAAATATGTACAACTGATGGGGGGAGATATTAGTGTCAGCAGTATACCTGGTGTGGGTAGTACATTTACCTTTAATATTCAGATTGCTCTCACTTGCCCCAGAGAAATCCCGACAAATCAAATTAAATCCAAAATTATAGCTTTAACCCTTAGTGAGAAAGCATACCGTATCTTAGTAGTTGATGACTCCAGAGAAAGCCGTCTATTGCTAGTTAAAATTCTTACATCTCTAGGTTTTGAAGTCCGGGAAGCTACAGATGGTCGTGAAGCGATCGCAAATTGGGAATCTTGGCAACCACACTTGATTTTTATGGATATGCGAATGCCAGTTATGGACGGTTATGAAGCCACAAGAATAATTAAAGCTAGAGAAATCGGACATGGGGAAGCCAATACATTGCGGAGGTTCCCAAAATTCAAACAACTGGCATCATCGGGAAGCCATTACCTGACAGGAGGGTTAACCGATTCAGCTAACTCCGAGACAATCAAAGTTGTACGCAAAGCGTCTCCCGTAGGCGAAGCAACTAGTGCTGCGTTGGCAAAGTTAATGCCAACAGCCTTGGCTTCTCCTTACAACTTCTCTGAAGCAACGCCAGATCGCCCCAATACACACACGATCGTTATTGCCTTAACTGCCAGCGCCTTTGAGGAAGAACGACAGAAAATTTTATCCATTGGTTGCGACGATTTTATTCGCAAGCCATTCACACAAGAAGTATTATTGGAAAAACTGAGCCAACATCTGGGTTTAAAATATACCAACCAAGTAGAAACCACAAACACAGTGTTTGTGGATCAATCTACACAGATGTTTGTCAGTGCTGCCGAACTCCTGAGACATTTATCACAAATGTCACCTGAGTGGCTCCAACAGATCCACTACGCCGCAGCCAGCTGTAGCGATGAACTGATTTTAGAGTTACTCAAGCAAATTCCATCAGATAATGGTCAAGTTTTCCAAGTTCTTAGGGATTTAGCAAATAACTACCAGTTTGAGAAAATCATGGAATTGACTAGAACCAACGTAGAATGA
- a CDS encoding DNA double-strand break repair nuclease NurA: protein MLDLTKLARQMQGLSQHLTLEAAASRQRLELAQQHLKNAYESQQDLIDRQEKWRDRILFANATPIEPLETCIDIPVPPKIHTVIATDGSQIAPNHHEIAYCYLLNIGRVVLHYGQNRHPLLDSLPEVFYRPEDLYMSRQWGIRTEEWMSFRRTASEATVLAELACDAAQKETPALAMVDGSLIYWFLEQLPMDARDRILPPILEAWQQMRDAQIPLMGYLSASRSIETMNFLRLLACPHPAPDCKSHCPNQLEKVPCKIFEQLRDTSVWATRLKPGQRSTLWRSNSPILELYGDQTIYFCYVHVGTEIARIEVPAWVAENAAMLDQALGLMLAQVQKGYGYPVAIAEAHNQAVVKGGDRARFFALLEQQMIKAGLKNVGTSYKEARKRGSIA from the coding sequence ATGCTTGACCTAACAAAACTAGCGCGACAAATGCAGGGTTTAAGTCAGCATCTTACTTTAGAAGCTGCTGCCAGTCGTCAGCGTTTAGAACTGGCACAACAACATTTAAAAAATGCTTACGAGTCTCAACAAGATTTAATCGATCGCCAGGAAAAATGGCGCGATCGCATTCTCTTTGCTAATGCTACCCCAATCGAGCCGCTAGAAACCTGCATTGATATTCCAGTTCCCCCAAAAATTCATACTGTCATCGCTACTGATGGTTCCCAAATTGCCCCCAACCATCACGAAATTGCTTATTGTTATCTCCTAAATATCGGCAGAGTCGTCTTGCACTATGGACAAAATCGCCATCCGTTACTCGATAGTTTGCCAGAAGTATTTTATCGCCCAGAAGATTTATATATGTCTCGGCAGTGGGGAATTAGAACTGAGGAATGGATGAGTTTTCGCCGCACTGCTTCTGAAGCAACGGTGTTGGCAGAACTGGCGTGCGATGCAGCGCAAAAGGAAACCCCAGCGCTAGCAATGGTAGATGGTTCGCTAATTTACTGGTTTTTAGAACAGTTGCCGATGGATGCACGCGATCGCATTTTACCCCCCATTCTCGAAGCTTGGCAGCAAATGCGTGATGCTCAAATTCCGTTGATGGGCTATCTTAGCGCCTCTCGTAGCATCGAAACAATGAATTTTTTACGCTTGTTGGCTTGTCCCCATCCAGCGCCAGATTGTAAAAGTCATTGCCCAAATCAACTAGAAAAAGTACCTTGTAAAATTTTTGAACAGTTGCGAGATACTTCTGTTTGGGCAACTCGACTCAAACCAGGACAACGCAGTACCCTGTGGCGCAGTAATTCTCCCATTCTCGAACTCTACGGCGATCAAACAATTTACTTTTGTTATGTCCACGTTGGCACCGAAATCGCCCGCATCGAAGTTCCGGCATGGGTAGCGGAGAATGCAGCCATGTTAGATCAAGCACTGGGATTGATGTTAGCACAAGTGCAAAAAGGATATGGCTACCCTGTAGCGATCGCTGAAGCCCATAATCAAGCAGTAGTAAAAGGTGGCGATCGAGCGCGTTTCTTTGCCCTACTCGAACAACAAATGATTAAAGCTGGTTTGAAAAATGTGGGAACTTCCTACAAAGAAGCTAGAAAGCGCGGGAGTATTGCGTGA
- a CDS encoding response regulator, with the protein MHFNQTNNYKRNILVVDDTPDNLRLLSAMLTAQGFEVRKALNGKMALTACQMVLPDVILLDINMPGMDGYEVCQQLKADEKTCEVPVIFISALDDVVDKVKAFDVGGVDYIAKPFHGAEVVLRIENQINLRLLQVKLQEKNFLLQQALNNLQASQVQQIQNEKMVALGQLVAGLAHEINNPISFIYGNLQYAGQYVEDLVNMIEVYQQEYPKPTPKIQEIAKDIDLNFMIKDLQNLIGAMYRGSDRIREIVLALQHFSRHDEAEMKRVNIHEDIENTLVMLQHRLRETAERSAIIIVKDYGNLPLVTCYASELNQVFMHLLNNAIDAIEEGVENKSSPPYSLLSTPQIRIHTEVTDLNMVKIAIADNGLGIEESLRSRLFDPFFTTKPVGKGSGLGLSISYQIIVKKHRGNITCNSSVGKGAEFAIEIPIEQPEISLQV; encoded by the coding sequence ATGCATTTTAATCAAACTAACAATTACAAAAGAAATATTTTGGTGGTAGATGATACGCCAGATAATTTACGGCTTTTATCGGCGATGTTGACTGCACAAGGTTTTGAAGTTCGCAAAGCCTTAAACGGTAAAATGGCACTGACTGCATGTCAAATGGTTTTGCCTGATGTAATTTTGCTGGATATCAACATGCCAGGGATGGATGGCTATGAAGTTTGTCAACAACTGAAAGCTGACGAGAAAACTTGCGAAGTTCCAGTAATTTTTATTAGCGCCCTGGATGATGTTGTAGATAAGGTAAAAGCTTTTGATGTTGGTGGTGTAGATTATATTGCCAAACCGTTTCATGGGGCAGAGGTAGTGTTGCGAATTGAAAACCAGATTAATTTACGTTTGCTCCAAGTTAAACTACAAGAAAAAAACTTTTTACTCCAACAGGCTTTAAATAATTTGCAAGCCTCTCAAGTTCAACAAATTCAGAACGAAAAGATGGTGGCGTTGGGACAGTTAGTAGCTGGGCTGGCTCATGAGATTAACAATCCAATCAGTTTCATTTATGGGAATCTCCAATATGCTGGTCAATATGTAGAAGACCTAGTAAATATGATCGAGGTCTATCAACAGGAATATCCCAAACCCACACCAAAAATTCAGGAAATAGCCAAAGATATAGACCTGAATTTTATGATTAAGGATCTACAAAACCTGATAGGTGCAATGTATAGAGGCTCTGATCGGATTCGGGAAATTGTACTGGCGCTACAACACTTCTCTCGGCACGATGAGGCAGAGATGAAGCGGGTAAATATCCATGAAGACATTGAAAATACTTTGGTGATGTTACAACATCGGCTCAGAGAAACAGCCGAACGCTCGGCAATTATTATAGTGAAAGATTATGGTAATTTACCCCTAGTAACTTGTTACGCGAGTGAACTAAATCAAGTATTTATGCATTTGTTGAATAATGCTATTGATGCAATAGAAGAGGGAGTGGAGAATAAATCTTCTCCTCCCTACTCCCTACTTTCTACTCCCCAAATTCGGATTCATACAGAGGTGACAGACTTAAATATGGTCAAAATTGCGATCGCAGATAATGGTCTTGGGATTGAAGAATCATTGCGATCGCGTTTATTTGACCCATTTTTTACCACAAAACCTGTGGGTAAAGGTAGTGGGCTAGGATTATCTATTAGCTATCAGATTATCGTCAAAAAACACCGAGGAAATATTACCTGTAACTCATCTGTTGGTAAAGGAGCAGAATTTGCGATCGAAATTCCCATAGAGCAACCTGAGATTTCATTGCAGGTTTAA
- a CDS encoding GGDEF domain-containing response regulator, giving the protein MNYEHLDPDKKDILIIDDMADNLRVLSSILTREGYNVRKALNWQMALTATQTVLPDLILLDIMMPEVDGYEICQTFKAWELTADIPVIFISALDDVFDKVKAFRVGGVDYITKPFEFQEVLIRVQNQLALRSARLEILKLNAELEDRVKERTSELEKTLQKLQQEIHSRQKLQSQLLDIALHDSLTGLPNRVLFIRRLENALNRAKQESSYQFAVLFLDCDRFKVVNDSLGHLVGDELLIGIARRLQACLIPIDTLARLGGDEFGVLLENITDINIAIQVAEQILQQLSLAFKLSRYEVFMNASIGISWGNKDYDRPEYLLRDADTAMYRAKAQGRGKYHVFNPAMHQEAIQLLELENDLRRAVERQEFLVYYQPIVSLNTGIISGFEALVRWRHPIRGLVSPTEFIPVAEETGLINAINTWVLQSACHQLSIWQHFPVTPEPLTMSVNLSARLFLQPNFVQQIDRIIYENKIDPAYLELEITESVIMENSHAIKLILQQLKQRKIKLIMDDFGTGYSSLSYLHSFPFNALKIDQSFVKRMQENKENMGLVPAMIGIANSMGMSAIAEGVETEEQLAQLRSLNCNFAQGYLFSQPIEQQLVLKLLAAAPQW; this is encoded by the coding sequence ATGAATTACGAGCATTTAGACCCTGATAAAAAAGATATTTTGATCATTGATGATATGGCGGATAACCTCCGAGTTTTATCCTCCATATTGACAAGGGAAGGGTATAACGTTCGTAAAGCCTTAAACTGGCAAATGGCACTGACAGCAACTCAAACAGTATTACCGGATTTGATTCTACTCGATATTATGATGCCAGAAGTAGATGGCTATGAAATTTGTCAGACTTTTAAAGCTTGGGAACTAACAGCCGATATTCCGGTGATTTTTATTAGCGCTTTAGATGATGTTTTTGATAAAGTTAAAGCCTTTAGAGTGGGGGGTGTAGACTACATTACCAAACCTTTTGAGTTTCAAGAAGTTTTAATACGCGTGCAAAATCAACTGGCATTGAGATCGGCGCGGTTAGAAATATTGAAACTAAATGCCGAACTAGAAGATCGGGTAAAAGAGCGGACTAGTGAGCTAGAAAAAACTCTCCAAAAACTTCAACAAGAAATCCATTCACGCCAGAAATTGCAAAGCCAATTGCTAGATATAGCATTGCATGATTCACTGACTGGATTACCAAACCGAGTTTTATTTATTAGGCGACTAGAAAATGCTCTAAATCGGGCGAAGCAAGAATCTAGTTATCAGTTTGCAGTGCTTTTTTTGGACTGCGATCGCTTCAAAGTTGTCAATGATTCTCTCGGCCATTTGGTGGGAGATGAATTGCTGATAGGCATCGCCCGCCGCCTGCAAGCATGTTTGATTCCTATTGATACTCTAGCACGATTGGGCGGTGACGAATTTGGCGTCCTCCTAGAAAATATCACAGATATCAATATAGCAATCCAAGTTGCTGAACAGATTTTGCAACAGCTATCCCTTGCTTTTAAACTATCAAGATATGAAGTATTTATGAATGCCAGTATTGGCATTAGTTGGGGTAATAAAGATTACGATCGCCCAGAGTATTTATTGCGAGATGCTGATACAGCAATGTATCGGGCTAAGGCTCAAGGAAGAGGTAAATATCACGTCTTCAATCCAGCAATGCATCAGGAGGCTATTCAGCTTTTAGAGTTAGAAAATGACCTACGAAGGGCTGTGGAAAGGCAAGAATTCCTCGTTTATTATCAGCCAATTGTTTCTTTGAATACAGGTATTATTTCTGGATTTGAAGCCTTGGTGCGCTGGCGACATCCGATTCGTGGTTTAGTTTCTCCCACAGAATTTATTCCTGTGGCTGAAGAAACGGGTTTGATTAATGCCATCAATACTTGGGTATTACAGTCAGCTTGTCATCAATTAAGCATCTGGCAACATTTTCCGGTGACACCAGAACCTCTAACTATGAGTGTCAATTTGAGTGCTAGATTATTTTTACAGCCGAATTTTGTACAACAAATCGACCGAATAATTTATGAAAATAAAATAGATCCGGCATATTTGGAATTAGAAATTACCGAAAGTGTAATTATGGAAAACAGTCATGCAATTAAACTAATTCTGCAACAACTAAAGCAGCGAAAAATTAAGTTAATTATGGATGACTTTGGTACAGGATATTCATCTCTAAGTTACCTGCACAGCTTTCCTTTTAATGCACTTAAAATCGATCAGTCTTTCGTCAAACGTATGCAGGAGAATAAAGAAAATATGGGGTTAGTACCAGCAATGATTGGTATTGCTAACTCAATGGGGATGAGTGCGATCGCAGAAGGTGTCGAAACAGAAGAACAGTTAGCGCAATTGAGAAGTTTAAACTGTAATTTTGCTCAAGGATATCTGTTTTCTCAACCCATAGAACAACAATTAGTTCTGAAGTTGCTCGCCGCAGCGCCTCAATGGTAG